From a single Anaerolineaceae bacterium oral taxon 439 genomic region:
- a CDS encoding AP endonuclease encodes MGERIVTLCTAQWADLSFEELCKTAASMGYDGIEIATWGNSFDIEKACADQNYIQFIRDTLKKNNLKCKALATHIIGQCVGDAPDPRLDNFAPQSLAGKPEAIREWGIESMKKAAEIASKLGVHIITGFTGSPIWKFFYSFPQTTEAMIEAGFDEIVRLWVPILEEFRKYDVKFALEVHPGEIAFDYYSTQKLLDKFRDYPEFGLNFDPSHLLWQGIQPHLFLRDFIDRVYHVHMKDVAVTLDGRSGLLGSHIDFGDSRRGWNFRSLGHGNVNFEEIIRVLNEFGYDGPLSVEWEDSGMDRIFGAAEAAAFVKKLNFSKSAVKFDDAIAN; translated from the coding sequence ATGGGAGAAAGAATTGTTACGCTTTGTACAGCCCAATGGGCCGATTTATCGTTCGAAGAACTCTGCAAAACCGCGGCGTCGATGGGCTACGACGGAATCGAAATCGCGACCTGGGGCAACAGCTTCGATATCGAAAAAGCCTGCGCAGATCAGAACTACATTCAATTTATCCGCGACACGCTGAAAAAAAACAACCTGAAATGCAAAGCGCTCGCGACGCATATTATCGGACAATGCGTCGGCGACGCCCCCGATCCCCGGCTGGATAACTTCGCGCCCCAGTCGCTCGCTGGGAAACCCGAAGCGATCCGCGAATGGGGGATCGAATCCATGAAAAAAGCCGCTGAAATCGCCAGTAAATTAGGCGTTCATATTATTACAGGGTTTACCGGCTCGCCGATCTGGAAATTCTTTTACTCGTTCCCTCAAACGACCGAAGCCATGATCGAAGCCGGTTTTGACGAGATCGTCAGGTTATGGGTCCCAATTCTGGAAGAATTTCGAAAATATGACGTTAAATTTGCCCTTGAAGTTCATCCCGGCGAAATCGCGTTCGACTATTATTCGACGCAAAAGCTCTTAGACAAGTTCAGGGATTACCCTGAATTCGGGCTGAATTTTGATCCAAGTCATTTACTCTGGCAGGGAATCCAGCCGCATCTGTTCCTGCGCGATTTTATCGACCGCGTCTATCATGTGCATATGAAAGACGTCGCCGTAACGCTCGACGGCAGGTCCGGGCTCCTCGGCTCGCATATCGACTTCGGCGATTCCCGCCGCGGCTGGAACTTCCGCTCGCTTGGACATGGGAACGTCAACTTTGAAGAAATTATCCGCGTTTTGAACGAATTCGGCTATGACGGACCGCTCTCCGTTGAATGGGAAGACAGCGGAATGGACCGGATCTTCGGCGCCGCCGAAGCGGCGGCATTCGTCAAAAAGCTCAATTTCAGTAAATCAGCCGTCAAATTTGACGACGCGATCGCGAATTAG
- a CDS encoding 2-hydroxyglutaryl-CoA dehydratase — MAEPIQRIEFTKEMKKDYTILIPNMLDIHFRFLVYVLRRNGYRVELLTNSDQDVRSQGIKYVHNDTCYPALLTIGQMISALKSGKYDLNKVALAMSQTGGGCRASNYIHLLRKALVNAGMGHIPVISVNLSGMEKNPGFSFTLPMLRQAFAALIFGDCLTLLNNQTKPYEINYGESENLVASWVKTICGLFEKGGAVDRKSIRSLLTQILRSFEKIQIADRKKVRVGIVGEIYVKYSPLANNNLEKFLFDQGCEVNVPGVLAFMLFKVDNRLEDIELYGGSGLKKIGVKVMFNYLQQFEEDLLSVLRTSERYIAPASYAHLKEIVAPYIGHGCKMGEGWLLTAEMLELIESGYENIVCAQPFGCLPNHIVGKGMIRAIRENHPEANIVAVDYDPGATQVNQENRIKLMLSIGREKLEERGKGIAPTNETIAFALTPVKAERQPNQRSD; from the coding sequence ATGGCTGAACCGATCCAGCGGATTGAATTTACCAAGGAAATGAAAAAGGATTATACGATCCTGATTCCCAATATGCTCGATATTCATTTCCGGTTCCTGGTTTACGTACTGCGCCGGAACGGCTATCGCGTCGAGCTGTTGACCAACTCGGACCAGGACGTCCGCAGCCAGGGGATCAAGTATGTCCATAACGACACCTGCTACCCCGCGCTGCTGACGATCGGGCAGATGATCAGCGCGCTTAAATCGGGAAAATATGACCTGAATAAAGTCGCCCTCGCCATGTCGCAGACCGGCGGCGGCTGCCGCGCGTCGAATTATATTCACCTGCTGCGAAAGGCGCTCGTCAACGCCGGGATGGGCCATATCCCGGTCATCTCGGTCAACCTGTCCGGAATGGAAAAAAACCCGGGGTTCAGCTTTACGCTCCCGATGCTCCGTCAGGCGTTCGCGGCGCTGATTTTCGGCGACTGCCTGACGCTCCTGAATAATCAGACCAAGCCGTATGAAATCAACTATGGCGAGTCGGAAAACCTCGTCGCGTCCTGGGTGAAAACGATCTGCGGGCTGTTCGAAAAGGGAGGCGCCGTCGACCGGAAATCGATCCGCTCGCTCCTGACGCAAATTCTCAGATCGTTCGAAAAGATTCAAATCGCCGATCGAAAAAAAGTCCGAGTCGGGATCGTCGGCGAAATCTACGTCAAGTATTCCCCGCTCGCGAATAATAACCTGGAAAAATTCCTGTTTGACCAGGGCTGCGAAGTGAACGTTCCGGGCGTCCTCGCGTTCATGCTTTTCAAGGTTGACAACCGGCTGGAGGATATTGAGCTTTACGGCGGAAGCGGGCTGAAAAAAATCGGCGTCAAAGTCATGTTCAACTACCTGCAGCAGTTTGAAGAAGACCTGCTCAGCGTGCTGCGAACCTCTGAACGCTATATCGCCCCGGCGAGCTATGCGCATCTGAAGGAAATCGTCGCGCCCTATATCGGGCATGGCTGTAAAATGGGCGAGGGATGGCTGCTGACTGCCGAGATGCTCGAACTGATCGAATCGGGATACGAAAATATCGTCTGCGCCCAGCCGTTCGGCTGCCTCCCGAATCATATCGTCGGGAAAGGAATGATCCGCGCGATCCGGGAAAATCATCCCGAAGCGAATATCGTCGCCGTCGACTATGATCCCGGCGCGACGCAGGTCAACCAGGAAAACCGGATCAAACTGATGCTCTCGATCGGACGGGAAAAGCTGGAAGAACGCGGCAAGGGTATCGCGCCGACGAATGAGACGATCGCCTTCGCGCTGACTCCGGTTAAAGCGGAGCGCCAACCAAACCAGCGCAGCGATTAA
- a CDS encoding oxidoreductase, whose protein sequence is MKNERLTYGMVGGHNRAFIGDVHRKAISLDGRAVLAAGCFSTNPEANRETGETWRLDPNRVYPDFETMAKEEAARSDKIDFVIVTTPNYTHYAISKAFLDAGFHVVCEKPLCFTVEEAEDLVKTAKEKNLIFGVTYTYTGYTMVKVAREMIANGKIGEILNVNAEYAQDWLLDEVAEKGKAGGNKFSTWRMNPAIAGISNCTGDIGSHMENMIHYLTGLKIKRLLATLNRFGKESDLNANILVEYENGTNGGYWCSQVASGHKNGLAVRIFGTEGSLEWEEETPDLLKFTPRNEASRILSRSSGYIGEKAAATGRIPAGHPEGYYIAFANNYRNIISTVLSLKRGEKPTGTELDFQKAEDGLNGVKFIHAVIESAACDSKWIEL, encoded by the coding sequence ATGAAGAACGAAAGATTAACGTACGGCATGGTCGGAGGGCATAACCGCGCCTTTATCGGCGACGTTCATCGCAAAGCGATCAGCCTGGATGGGCGCGCTGTGCTGGCCGCCGGATGCTTTTCGACAAATCCGGAAGCAAATCGCGAAACTGGCGAAACCTGGCGGCTCGACCCGAACCGCGTCTATCCGGATTTCGAAACGATGGCCAAAGAAGAGGCAGCGCGCAGCGATAAAATCGACTTCGTCATCGTTACAACACCCAACTATACGCATTACGCTATCTCAAAAGCCTTTCTTGACGCGGGGTTCCACGTCGTCTGTGAAAAGCCGCTCTGTTTCACGGTTGAAGAAGCGGAAGACCTGGTTAAAACGGCGAAAGAAAAGAACCTGATTTTCGGCGTCACCTATACCTACACGGGTTACACCATGGTTAAAGTGGCGCGCGAGATGATCGCGAACGGGAAAATCGGCGAAATCCTGAACGTCAACGCCGAATACGCGCAGGACTGGCTCCTGGACGAGGTCGCGGAAAAAGGTAAAGCCGGCGGGAATAAGTTCTCGACGTGGCGAATGAACCCGGCAATCGCCGGAATTTCCAACTGCACCGGCGATATCGGTTCGCATATGGAAAACATGATCCATTACCTGACAGGACTCAAAATCAAACGGCTGCTCGCAACCCTGAATCGCTTCGGGAAAGAATCAGACCTGAACGCGAATATTCTGGTCGAATATGAAAACGGGACCAACGGCGGGTACTGGTGCTCCCAGGTAGCGTCAGGACATAAGAACGGATTAGCCGTCCGGATTTTCGGAACCGAAGGCAGCCTTGAATGGGAAGAAGAAACGCCCGATTTGCTGAAATTTACGCCTCGGAACGAAGCCTCGAGAATCCTCTCGCGAAGCAGCGGCTATATCGGCGAAAAAGCGGCGGCGACCGGACGTATTCCCGCCGGCCATCCGGAAGGCTATTATATCGCCTTCGCCAATAATTATCGAAATATTATCAGCACGGTTCTCAGCCTGAAACGCGGGGAAAAACCGACCGGGACGGAACTCGATTTTCAAAAGGCTGAGGACGGCCTGAACGGCGTGAAATTTATCCATGCCGTTATCGAGAGCGCAGCCTGCGATTCAAAATGGATTGAACTATAA